In a genomic window of Persicobacter psychrovividus:
- a CDS encoding AraC family transcriptional regulator, whose protein sequence is MKAQLEVIPHQFNSSLSAFYYEADSFQSPWHYHHEYELTYIIKSTGLRYVGTSIENFQVGDLVLIGPNLPHAWANVKDYQQGASSIYLQWKSGELTNFFGCLPEFEQIDRLLNRAASGICFPVQDQQINYGFRMMELYKRKKTERLFHFMELLHDLSQETNYHLLSDDGSAIHKSQKADDRIKRMVEYLSLNYSLSLTVDQMAELTCMTKVAFCRFFKSTFKKTFTQYLNEVRIHHVCQELQCSNAPLIDIAMQSGYSNMSYFHRKFKEIMKVSPQQYRLKFRY, encoded by the coding sequence ATGAAAGCCCAACTCGAAGTCATCCCACATCAGTTCAATAGTAGTTTAAGTGCATTTTATTACGAAGCTGATAGCTTTCAGAGCCCTTGGCATTATCATCATGAGTATGAATTAACGTACATCATTAAAAGTACAGGACTGCGGTACGTTGGGACGAGCATTGAGAATTTTCAGGTAGGAGATTTGGTTTTAATAGGCCCTAATTTACCGCATGCCTGGGCAAATGTAAAGGACTATCAACAGGGAGCAAGTTCAATTTACCTGCAATGGAAGAGTGGTGAGCTGACCAATTTTTTTGGATGTTTACCTGAGTTTGAACAGATAGATCGCTTACTTAATCGTGCTGCTTCCGGCATCTGTTTTCCTGTTCAGGATCAGCAAATTAATTATGGGTTCCGAATGATGGAGCTGTATAAGCGCAAAAAAACCGAACGATTATTTCATTTTATGGAATTGTTGCATGATCTAAGTCAAGAGACGAATTATCACCTTTTATCAGATGATGGCTCTGCTATCCATAAGTCACAAAAGGCCGATGATCGCATCAAAAGAATGGTCGAATACCTTAGCTTAAATTATAGTCTTTCATTGACCGTAGATCAGATGGCGGAACTGACCTGCATGACAAAAGTTGCCTTTTGCCGCTTTTTTAAGAGCACTTTCAAAAAGACATTTACTCAATATTTAAACGAAGTCAGAATTCACCATGTGTGTCAAGAACTTCAATGCTCCAACGCACCTTTGATTGATATAGCTATGCAAAGTGGTTATTCAAATATGTCTTATTTTCATCGTAAATTTAAAGAGATTATGAAGGTGAGTCCGCAGCAATATCGATTGAAGTTTAGGTATTGA
- a CDS encoding carbohydrate kinase family protein, translating into MEVLCNGLNVVDLLAAVPQNIPYGGKTACEKIIVQGGAPAGNAACGISALGHEIHFLGYLGDNTLSQIGKTELERHGVRTDKMIHRTDAQPAIAIVQVDGEGERTVLYSVTGYYPLSPSDVVEQDIIDTRLVIVDGYDTEVNTHLLRLAKKHNKISVLDMESAPIEVMKEMVALATYPILPLSGAQTLSEQRDIEDCALAIDKMTNGTVVITDGINGSVAVVNGQLIRQAAYKVDVVDTTGCGDAFHAAFTSAILQGMSVAEAMNYGSFFAAQVATVFGGRTKFPTREFMESNLAQLTNI; encoded by the coding sequence ATGGAAGTACTATGTAATGGCCTAAATGTGGTCGATCTTTTAGCCGCAGTGCCGCAGAATATTCCTTATGGAGGAAAAACGGCTTGTGAGAAAATTATTGTACAAGGAGGCGCACCAGCAGGTAATGCTGCGTGTGGGATCTCGGCCTTAGGGCATGAAATTCATTTTTTGGGCTACCTGGGTGATAACACCCTGAGTCAGATTGGGAAAACAGAACTTGAACGACATGGTGTCAGGACGGATAAAATGATCCACCGCACCGATGCACAGCCTGCTATTGCAATTGTTCAGGTGGATGGTGAAGGTGAACGCACGGTGCTATATTCAGTGACTGGGTATTATCCCCTTTCTCCTTCTGATGTCGTTGAACAGGACATCATTGATACTCGATTGGTCATTGTTGATGGATACGACACGGAGGTAAATACACATCTTCTACGTTTAGCAAAAAAACATAACAAAATTTCTGTGTTGGATATGGAGTCTGCTCCTATCGAAGTAATGAAAGAGATGGTCGCATTGGCTACTTATCCTATTTTACCCTTGTCCGGAGCTCAAACGCTCTCAGAACAAAGGGATATCGAAGACTGTGCATTGGCCATTGATAAAATGACTAACGGAACTGTTGTCATTACAGATGGCATAAATGGCTCGGTAGCTGTTGTTAATGGACAGCTCATCCGCCAAGCAGCCTATAAGGTAGATGTCGTTGATACTACCGGTTGTGGAGACGCTTTTCATGCCGCTTTTACCTCTGCTATCCTGCAAGGAATGTCAGTTGCTGAAGCGATGAACTATGGTAGCTTTTTTGCCGCTCAAGTGGCGACCGTTTTTGGAGGACGGACAAAGTTCCCTACTCGGGAGTTTATGGAATCCAATTTAGCACAACTAACAAATATTTAA